The Phyllopteryx taeniolatus isolate TA_2022b chromosome 7, UOR_Ptae_1.2, whole genome shotgun sequence genome has a segment encoding these proteins:
- the mafaa gene encoding transcription factor MafAa — translation MATDLAMSAELPTSPLAIEYVNDFDLMKFEVKKEPPEAERYCHRLPSGSLSSTPISTPCSSVPSSPSFCAPSPGAQPDQSLSSGVPSTGSSSHNHNHNHNHNHSNAGKPQLEDLYWIPSYQHHIDPEALNLTPEDAVEALIGNAHHHHHHHHPAYEGFRGQQYAGEDLSAASAAHHHHHHHHHHARLEERFSDEQLVGMTVRELNRQLRGFSKEEVIRLKQKRRTLKNRGYAQSCRFKRVQQRHMLETEKCTLQSQVEQLKQDVARLAKERDLYKEKYEKLAGRTYGAAGGPPSSRDPSGKQANFFM, via the coding sequence ATGGCCACCGACCTCGCCATGAGCGCAGAGCTGCCCACCAGCCCCCTGGCCATCGAGTACGTCAACGACTTCGACTTGATGAAGTTCGAGGTGAAAAAAGAGCCCCCGGAGGCCGAACGCTACTGCCACCGCCTCCCGTCGGGCTCCCTCTCCTCCACCCCCATCAGCACGCCCTGCTCCTCGGTGCCTTCTTCGCCCAGCTTCTGCGCCCCCAGCCCCGGCGCGCAGCCCGACCAGAGCCTCTCCAGCGGGGTCCCCAGCACCGGCAGCAGCAGCCACAACCACAACCACAACCACAACCACAACCACAGCAACGCGGGGAAGCCTCAGCTGGAGGACCTGTACTGGATCCCCAGCTACCAGCACCACATCGACCCCGAGGCGCTCAATCTGACCCCGGAGGACGCGGTGGAGGCCCTCATCGGCAAcgcgcaccaccaccaccaccaccaccacccggcCTACGAGGGCTTCCGCGGCCAGCAGTACGCGGGGGAAGACCTGTCCGCGGCCTCGGCggcacaccaccaccaccaccatcaccaccaccacgccCGCCTGGAGGAGCGCTTCTCCGACGAGCAGCTCGTCGGCATGACCGTGCGGGAGCTCAACCGGCAGCTGCGCGGCTTCAGCAAGGAGGAGGTGATCCGCCTCAAGCAGAAGAGGCGCACCCTGAAGAACCGCGGCTACGCGCAGTCGTGCCGCTTCAAGCGCGTCCAGCAGAGGCACATGCTGGAGACCGAGAAGTGCACCCTCCAGAGTCAGGTGGAGCAGCTGAAGCAGGACGTGGCGCGCCTCGCCAAGGAGAGGGATCTTTACAAGGAGAAGTACGAGAAGCTGGCCGGCCGGACCTACGGTGCGGCGGGCGGGCCCCCGAGCTCCAGAGATCCGTCAGGGAAACAGGCCAACTTCTTCATGtga